The proteins below come from a single Mya arenaria isolate MELC-2E11 chromosome 8, ASM2691426v1 genomic window:
- the LOC128243082 gene encoding heat shock 70 kDa protein 12B-like isoform X1: MFMFNKKVILQNQMASANTFGNHLLVAAFDFGTTFSGYAFSFRNDPTKIQTNQAWNAGSDALLSLKTPTCILLNPQKEFVAFGFEAENEYLSLIEQGEHKPWMLFRRFKMLLHNNDGLNRNATVKDITGKKMPAMKLFEMSIRFLRDHLVNALKKQVNGIKESDILYVITVPAIWNDGAKQFMREAAVKAGLDSDRIKLALEPEAASVWCQQINTSLETDLSKTGSQYMVVDLGGGTADISVHEKNVDGTLKEIHKASGGPWGGTCVDHNFISWLTKVFGETTMSRLREKEMEDYFGLLREFETKKRMITPESKGRVTFRLPIAIRTIHDTAEHQSIDQKLERMKITDGIAFQGDKLRVSADTVRSWFSDSIDQTTHHMISLLSDAKMKGVSTILLVGGYGECKLVHDSVTKKIRNKNIIIPQEAGLAVLKGAVRFGHMPGLVTSRIVKFTYGFAAKVNFDKNIHPIQKKITGSYGEEKVADAFCKVVCVNTEVHIGIPIKVPMKFYLSARAGSVLRIYTSPMPKPVFVTDAKCKKLGEVALGNAKGNSKEENEIEINFLFGETELEVRVKMLNDGSEIKKVIDCLAA; this comes from the exons GTTATCTTGCAGAATCAAATGGCGTCTGCGAACACTTTCGGAAATCATTTGCTTGTGGCAGCATTTGACTTTGGCACGACTTTCAGTGGCTACGCTTTCTCTTTCCGGAATGATCCGACAAAGATTCAAACCAACCAAGCTTGGAATGCGGGTTCCGATGCACTATTATCTCTGAAAACACCAACGTGTATTTTGCTTAACCCACAAAAAGAGTTTGTTGCATTTGGATTTGAGGCTGAAAATGAATACCTATCTCTCATTGAACAAGGGGAGCATAAGCCTTGGATGCTGTTTAGAAGATTCAAGATGCTTCTTCACAACAATGAT GGATTGAACCGTAATGCGACAGTGAAGGACATTACAGGCAAGAAGATGCCAGCgatgaaattatttgaaatgtcCATTCGTTTCCTACGTGACCATCTAGTTAATGCACTTAAGAAGCAAGTGAATGGAATCAAGGAATCCGACATTTTGTACGTGATCACCGTTCCTGCAATTTGGAACGACGGTGCAAAACAGTTCATGCGAGAAGCGGCTGTAAAG GCTGGTCTGGATAGTGATCGAATCAAGCTTGCACTTGAGCCAGAGGCGGCTTCAGTCTGGTGTCAGCAGATCAACACGAGCCTCGAGACAGATCTGAGCAAGACTGGCAGTCAGTACATGGTCGTAGACCTTGGAG GCGGAACAGCAGATATTTCTGTTCATGAAAAGAACGTTGATGGcactttaaaagaaatacacaaaGCAAGCGGTGGACCATGGGGTGGTACCTGTGTTGACCACAATTTCATCAGCTGGTTGACCAAAGTATTTGGAGAGACCACGATGTCAAGGTTAAGAGAGAAAGAAATGGAAGACTACTTTGGTTTGTTGCGTGAGTTTGAGACGAAAAAGCGCATGATTACCCCAGAATCTAAAGGACGTGTGACATTTCGCCTGCCAATAGCAATTAGAACCATTCACGACACGGCTGAACACCAATCTATCGATCAAAAGCTTGAGCGGATGAAAATTACTGATGGTATTGCTTTTCAAGGAGACAAATTGAGAGTTTCAGCAGATACAGTTCGGTCTTGGTTTTCGGATTCCATCGATCAAACAACACATCATATGATTTCACTTCTGTCTGATGCAAAAATGAAGGGGGTTTCTACTATTTTGTTGGTAGGAGGCTACGGTGAATGCAAGCTTGTACATGATTCAGTTACCAAGAAGATAAGAAACAAGAATATCATCATACCCCAAGAGGCTGGACTAGCGGTCTTAAAAGGAGCTGTCCGCTTTGGACACATGCCAGGTCTCGTTACATCTAGAATAGTTAAATTCACATATGGCTTCGCAGCCAAGGTCAATTTTGATAAGAACATACACCCCATTCAAAAAAAGATAACAGGCAGTTATGGAGAAGAAAAGGTTGCTGATGCGTTTTGCAAAGTTGTCTGTGTAAACACAGAGGTGCATATTGGAATACCGATCAAAGTCCCTATGAAATTTTACCTTAGCGCACGCGCTGGGAGTGTTTTGAGAATTTATACATCACCAATGCCCAAACCCGTATTCGTTACTGATGCCAAATGCAAAAAGTTAGGAGAAGTTGCATTAGGAAATGCTAAAGGTAAttcaaaagaagaaaatgaaattgaaatcaatttcCTATTCGGCGAGACGGAATTGGAAGTAAGGGTGAAAATGCTGAACGATGGCTCCGAAATAAAGAAAGTTATTGATTGTTTAGCTGCCTAG
- the LOC128243082 gene encoding heat shock 70 kDa protein 12B-like isoform X2, with translation MFMFNKKNQMASANTFGNHLLVAAFDFGTTFSGYAFSFRNDPTKIQTNQAWNAGSDALLSLKTPTCILLNPQKEFVAFGFEAENEYLSLIEQGEHKPWMLFRRFKMLLHNNDGLNRNATVKDITGKKMPAMKLFEMSIRFLRDHLVNALKKQVNGIKESDILYVITVPAIWNDGAKQFMREAAVKAGLDSDRIKLALEPEAASVWCQQINTSLETDLSKTGSQYMVVDLGGGTADISVHEKNVDGTLKEIHKASGGPWGGTCVDHNFISWLTKVFGETTMSRLREKEMEDYFGLLREFETKKRMITPESKGRVTFRLPIAIRTIHDTAEHQSIDQKLERMKITDGIAFQGDKLRVSADTVRSWFSDSIDQTTHHMISLLSDAKMKGVSTILLVGGYGECKLVHDSVTKKIRNKNIIIPQEAGLAVLKGAVRFGHMPGLVTSRIVKFTYGFAAKVNFDKNIHPIQKKITGSYGEEKVADAFCKVVCVNTEVHIGIPIKVPMKFYLSARAGSVLRIYTSPMPKPVFVTDAKCKKLGEVALGNAKGNSKEENEIEINFLFGETELEVRVKMLNDGSEIKKVIDCLAA, from the exons AATCAAATGGCGTCTGCGAACACTTTCGGAAATCATTTGCTTGTGGCAGCATTTGACTTTGGCACGACTTTCAGTGGCTACGCTTTCTCTTTCCGGAATGATCCGACAAAGATTCAAACCAACCAAGCTTGGAATGCGGGTTCCGATGCACTATTATCTCTGAAAACACCAACGTGTATTTTGCTTAACCCACAAAAAGAGTTTGTTGCATTTGGATTTGAGGCTGAAAATGAATACCTATCTCTCATTGAACAAGGGGAGCATAAGCCTTGGATGCTGTTTAGAAGATTCAAGATGCTTCTTCACAACAATGAT GGATTGAACCGTAATGCGACAGTGAAGGACATTACAGGCAAGAAGATGCCAGCgatgaaattatttgaaatgtcCATTCGTTTCCTACGTGACCATCTAGTTAATGCACTTAAGAAGCAAGTGAATGGAATCAAGGAATCCGACATTTTGTACGTGATCACCGTTCCTGCAATTTGGAACGACGGTGCAAAACAGTTCATGCGAGAAGCGGCTGTAAAG GCTGGTCTGGATAGTGATCGAATCAAGCTTGCACTTGAGCCAGAGGCGGCTTCAGTCTGGTGTCAGCAGATCAACACGAGCCTCGAGACAGATCTGAGCAAGACTGGCAGTCAGTACATGGTCGTAGACCTTGGAG GCGGAACAGCAGATATTTCTGTTCATGAAAAGAACGTTGATGGcactttaaaagaaatacacaaaGCAAGCGGTGGACCATGGGGTGGTACCTGTGTTGACCACAATTTCATCAGCTGGTTGACCAAAGTATTTGGAGAGACCACGATGTCAAGGTTAAGAGAGAAAGAAATGGAAGACTACTTTGGTTTGTTGCGTGAGTTTGAGACGAAAAAGCGCATGATTACCCCAGAATCTAAAGGACGTGTGACATTTCGCCTGCCAATAGCAATTAGAACCATTCACGACACGGCTGAACACCAATCTATCGATCAAAAGCTTGAGCGGATGAAAATTACTGATGGTATTGCTTTTCAAGGAGACAAATTGAGAGTTTCAGCAGATACAGTTCGGTCTTGGTTTTCGGATTCCATCGATCAAACAACACATCATATGATTTCACTTCTGTCTGATGCAAAAATGAAGGGGGTTTCTACTATTTTGTTGGTAGGAGGCTACGGTGAATGCAAGCTTGTACATGATTCAGTTACCAAGAAGATAAGAAACAAGAATATCATCATACCCCAAGAGGCTGGACTAGCGGTCTTAAAAGGAGCTGTCCGCTTTGGACACATGCCAGGTCTCGTTACATCTAGAATAGTTAAATTCACATATGGCTTCGCAGCCAAGGTCAATTTTGATAAGAACATACACCCCATTCAAAAAAAGATAACAGGCAGTTATGGAGAAGAAAAGGTTGCTGATGCGTTTTGCAAAGTTGTCTGTGTAAACACAGAGGTGCATATTGGAATACCGATCAAAGTCCCTATGAAATTTTACCTTAGCGCACGCGCTGGGAGTGTTTTGAGAATTTATACATCACCAATGCCCAAACCCGTATTCGTTACTGATGCCAAATGCAAAAAGTTAGGAGAAGTTGCATTAGGAAATGCTAAAGGTAAttcaaaagaagaaaatgaaattgaaatcaatttcCTATTCGGCGAGACGGAATTGGAAGTAAGGGTGAAAATGCTGAACGATGGCTCCGAAATAAAGAAAGTTATTGATTGTTTAGCTGCCTAG
- the LOC128243082 gene encoding heat shock 70 kDa protein 12B-like isoform X3, giving the protein MASANTFGNHLLVAAFDFGTTFSGYAFSFRNDPTKIQTNQAWNAGSDALLSLKTPTCILLNPQKEFVAFGFEAENEYLSLIEQGEHKPWMLFRRFKMLLHNNDGLNRNATVKDITGKKMPAMKLFEMSIRFLRDHLVNALKKQVNGIKESDILYVITVPAIWNDGAKQFMREAAVKAGLDSDRIKLALEPEAASVWCQQINTSLETDLSKTGSQYMVVDLGGGTADISVHEKNVDGTLKEIHKASGGPWGGTCVDHNFISWLTKVFGETTMSRLREKEMEDYFGLLREFETKKRMITPESKGRVTFRLPIAIRTIHDTAEHQSIDQKLERMKITDGIAFQGDKLRVSADTVRSWFSDSIDQTTHHMISLLSDAKMKGVSTILLVGGYGECKLVHDSVTKKIRNKNIIIPQEAGLAVLKGAVRFGHMPGLVTSRIVKFTYGFAAKVNFDKNIHPIQKKITGSYGEEKVADAFCKVVCVNTEVHIGIPIKVPMKFYLSARAGSVLRIYTSPMPKPVFVTDAKCKKLGEVALGNAKGNSKEENEIEINFLFGETELEVRVKMLNDGSEIKKVIDCLAA; this is encoded by the exons ATGGCGTCTGCGAACACTTTCGGAAATCATTTGCTTGTGGCAGCATTTGACTTTGGCACGACTTTCAGTGGCTACGCTTTCTCTTTCCGGAATGATCCGACAAAGATTCAAACCAACCAAGCTTGGAATGCGGGTTCCGATGCACTATTATCTCTGAAAACACCAACGTGTATTTTGCTTAACCCACAAAAAGAGTTTGTTGCATTTGGATTTGAGGCTGAAAATGAATACCTATCTCTCATTGAACAAGGGGAGCATAAGCCTTGGATGCTGTTTAGAAGATTCAAGATGCTTCTTCACAACAATGAT GGATTGAACCGTAATGCGACAGTGAAGGACATTACAGGCAAGAAGATGCCAGCgatgaaattatttgaaatgtcCATTCGTTTCCTACGTGACCATCTAGTTAATGCACTTAAGAAGCAAGTGAATGGAATCAAGGAATCCGACATTTTGTACGTGATCACCGTTCCTGCAATTTGGAACGACGGTGCAAAACAGTTCATGCGAGAAGCGGCTGTAAAG GCTGGTCTGGATAGTGATCGAATCAAGCTTGCACTTGAGCCAGAGGCGGCTTCAGTCTGGTGTCAGCAGATCAACACGAGCCTCGAGACAGATCTGAGCAAGACTGGCAGTCAGTACATGGTCGTAGACCTTGGAG GCGGAACAGCAGATATTTCTGTTCATGAAAAGAACGTTGATGGcactttaaaagaaatacacaaaGCAAGCGGTGGACCATGGGGTGGTACCTGTGTTGACCACAATTTCATCAGCTGGTTGACCAAAGTATTTGGAGAGACCACGATGTCAAGGTTAAGAGAGAAAGAAATGGAAGACTACTTTGGTTTGTTGCGTGAGTTTGAGACGAAAAAGCGCATGATTACCCCAGAATCTAAAGGACGTGTGACATTTCGCCTGCCAATAGCAATTAGAACCATTCACGACACGGCTGAACACCAATCTATCGATCAAAAGCTTGAGCGGATGAAAATTACTGATGGTATTGCTTTTCAAGGAGACAAATTGAGAGTTTCAGCAGATACAGTTCGGTCTTGGTTTTCGGATTCCATCGATCAAACAACACATCATATGATTTCACTTCTGTCTGATGCAAAAATGAAGGGGGTTTCTACTATTTTGTTGGTAGGAGGCTACGGTGAATGCAAGCTTGTACATGATTCAGTTACCAAGAAGATAAGAAACAAGAATATCATCATACCCCAAGAGGCTGGACTAGCGGTCTTAAAAGGAGCTGTCCGCTTTGGACACATGCCAGGTCTCGTTACATCTAGAATAGTTAAATTCACATATGGCTTCGCAGCCAAGGTCAATTTTGATAAGAACATACACCCCATTCAAAAAAAGATAACAGGCAGTTATGGAGAAGAAAAGGTTGCTGATGCGTTTTGCAAAGTTGTCTGTGTAAACACAGAGGTGCATATTGGAATACCGATCAAAGTCCCTATGAAATTTTACCTTAGCGCACGCGCTGGGAGTGTTTTGAGAATTTATACATCACCAATGCCCAAACCCGTATTCGTTACTGATGCCAAATGCAAAAAGTTAGGAGAAGTTGCATTAGGAAATGCTAAAGGTAAttcaaaagaagaaaatgaaattgaaatcaatttcCTATTCGGCGAGACGGAATTGGAAGTAAGGGTGAAAATGCTGAACGATGGCTCCGAAATAAAGAAAGTTATTGATTGTTTAGCTGCCTAG